From ANME-2 cluster archaeon:
GGGCTGTTATATTTCGGGTGATGTTACATTTAACCGGTCCAGCAAAATCTTGCGCTCAAGATCAATAACCTGATAGTTCCCCTTACAGAGCAATGAACCAATAATAATAGTTAAAACCTCACCGCATAATTACAGTTGATGAACGATCCGGATATTACCATACCCAAAGGCAGGGGTATCTATTCGCTTTTACTGGAACTAAAAAAAGATATGTGCATAACAGTAGGTGCACTGGGAAAGATCAAGTTCCCTGCCGGTTATTATTCATATACTGGCTCGGCAAGAGGCAGCGGCGGTTTCAGTAGGATCAGGCGGCACCTCAACGTAGCAGCCGGACGTAACCCAACCTGGCGCTGGCATATAGACTACCTGTTGCCGCATACCATACCAAGGGGCGTGGTGCTGACACACATCGATCAGGACCTGGAATGTTAAATATCGAAAACGATCGGGTCACATACTGGAACGATACACACGTTCGGGAATCCCCTATGCAGCCCCATACCCAGGCCTATATGTAGAAAGTTATCAGGAATATGGGGCTGGCTGTGGCTTCATTTGACAGGGCGCATGAGCCCCCTGGTGTAAGTACTATGGAATGGGGCACCTGAACTGCTATTGACACATACCGAGAGCTCCACAACAGGGTGCCGGATGTGGTGTATGACCTGGGTGCGGTGGGTAAGGAGCCTATGGTACGGCTGCTGGCGCATCGGGCTGTGGATGCTGCGCGGGGCTGGCGGTGGAGATTGCGAGGAGGTTGGGTGAGGAGTAAACGTGTGTTT
This genomic window contains:
- a CDS encoding GIY-YIG nuclease family protein: MNDPDITIPKGRGIYSLLLELKKDMCITVGALGKIKFPAGYYSYTGSARGSGGFSRIRRHLNVAAGRNPTWRWHIDYLLPHTIPRGVVLTHIDQDLEC